Proteins found in one Fulvitalea axinellae genomic segment:
- the tilS gene encoding tRNA lysidine(34) synthetase TilS, giving the protein MTQRRFRNFIERDRLFSPNDKILLAVSGGLDSVVMARMFADAEFSFGIAHCNFRLRGEASDADETFVRKMAKDLGVPFHGISFDTEDVAKRENISIEMAARKLRYAWFETLKKEYGYASVATAHHLNDTVETVIFNLAKGTGIAGLRGIKAKSPGLIRPLSIFTRKELLDYATERGLAWREDESNQDTKYLRNLIRHEVVPLLRRINPELEKTMAKTTRRLSATERIFENHIKTLKEKACENIGHDFIIDIPILAKEQDPDVMLSELLKPFGFTFAQSLDILKEKRQAGKRFESKSHRLLIDRKKLIVSKHAQSQKEEVEILENQDETRMGSHQLSFSVHGATGYKLPRNPAIASLDADKISFPILWRTWRPGDKFSPLGMRGMKKLSDFMIDNKIPLNFKEQVSVLESDGDIIWVVGMRPDNRYKVTSSTLRILEIKITEPDD; this is encoded by the coding sequence ATGACGCAAAGACGTTTCCGGAACTTCATAGAGCGGGATAGGCTATTCTCTCCCAACGACAAGATACTGCTGGCCGTCAGCGGAGGGCTTGATTCCGTCGTTATGGCCCGGATGTTCGCCGACGCCGAATTCAGCTTCGGCATCGCACACTGCAATTTCAGACTGCGCGGAGAAGCCTCCGACGCCGACGAAACATTCGTCCGGAAAATGGCGAAAGACCTTGGCGTTCCATTCCACGGAATCTCTTTCGATACGGAGGATGTGGCCAAAAGAGAAAATATTTCTATCGAAATGGCCGCTCGGAAGCTTCGTTACGCTTGGTTCGAGACTTTGAAAAAAGAATACGGATACGCTTCGGTGGCCACCGCCCACCACTTGAACGATACAGTGGAAACGGTGATTTTTAATCTGGCAAAAGGCACCGGAATCGCCGGACTTAGGGGTATCAAAGCCAAAAGTCCAGGTTTGATTCGTCCACTCAGTATTTTCACCCGAAAAGAGTTGCTGGATTACGCTACGGAACGGGGCCTCGCTTGGCGAGAAGACGAAAGCAACCAAGACACGAAGTATTTGCGGAACCTTATCCGCCACGAGGTCGTGCCTTTGCTTCGGCGGATTAACCCCGAATTGGAAAAAACGATGGCCAAGACTACCCGCCGGCTATCCGCTACGGAAAGGATTTTTGAGAATCATATTAAAACGCTAAAGGAAAAAGCTTGCGAAAATATCGGTCACGATTTTATAATCGATATTCCAATATTGGCCAAAGAGCAAGACCCGGACGTGATGCTTTCCGAACTTCTTAAGCCGTTCGGGTTCACTTTCGCCCAATCGCTGGATATTCTGAAGGAAAAGAGACAGGCGGGAAAGAGATTCGAAAGTAAAAGCCATCGCTTACTTATCGATCGTAAAAAACTGATCGTGAGCAAGCATGCCCAAAGCCAAAAAGAAGAGGTGGAAATTCTGGAAAACCAAGACGAAACCAGAATGGGAAGCCACCAACTGAGCTTTAGCGTTCACGGGGCCACAGGCTATAAACTGCCGAGAAACCCGGCCATAGCCAGCCTCGACGCCGACAAAATCAGTTTTCCCATATTGTGGAGAACTTGGCGCCCGGGCGACAAATTTTCACCACTGGGAATGCGGGGCATGAAAAAACTGAGCGATTTTATGATCGACAATAAAATTCCGCTTAACTTCAAAGAGCAGGTCAGCGTACTGGAAAGCGACGGCGACATTATTTGGGTGGTGGGAATGCGTCCGGACAATCGCTATAAAGTCACGTCTTCGACCCTGAGGATATTGGAAATAAAAATTACGGAACCCGATGATTGA
- the proS gene encoding proline--tRNA ligase: MSKGLPKRSDDYSAWYNELVKRADLAENSAVRGCMVIKPYGFSIWEKMQRTLDDMFKETGHVNAYFPLFIPKSYLSKEADHVEGFAKECAVVTHYRLKNAEDGSGVVVDPEAKLEEELIVRPTSETVIWNTYKNWIQSYRDLPILCNQWANVVRWEMRTRLFLRTAEFLWQEGHTAHATKQEAIDETKLILDIYADFAEKTLGVPVIKGVKTEQERFAGAVDTYCIEALMQDGKALQAGTSHFLGQNFAKAFDVKFADKEGKLEMVWGTSWGVSTRLMGALIMAHSDDQGLVLPPQLAPIQVVIVPIFRKDEEFEKISAEADRIVKELKAKGISVKYDNRTTHKPGFKFAEWELKGVPVRIGIGPKDLEKGTVEVARRDTLTKEFVQAEGVETYVENLLAEIQENIYNKAKTYRDEHITKVDTWDEFKDVLKNKGGFISAHWDGTNETEDKIKDLTKATIRCIPLDAEDEDGVCVLTGKPSKRRVLFAKAY; this comes from the coding sequence ATGAGCAAAGGATTGCCAAAAAGAAGCGATGACTACTCCGCTTGGTACAACGAGCTGGTCAAAAGGGCCGATTTGGCCGAGAATTCGGCCGTAAGGGGATGCATGGTCATCAAGCCTTACGGTTTTTCCATCTGGGAAAAAATGCAGCGTACTTTGGACGATATGTTCAAGGAGACAGGACACGTGAACGCTTATTTCCCGTTGTTCATCCCGAAGTCTTACCTGAGCAAGGAAGCCGACCACGTTGAAGGTTTCGCCAAGGAATGCGCCGTGGTGACTCACTACCGTTTGAAGAATGCCGAAGACGGAAGTGGCGTAGTGGTAGACCCGGAAGCTAAGCTCGAAGAGGAGCTTATTGTTCGCCCGACTTCGGAGACCGTGATTTGGAACACATACAAAAACTGGATCCAGTCGTACCGTGACTTGCCAATCCTTTGCAACCAGTGGGCTAACGTGGTCCGTTGGGAAATGCGTACCCGCCTTTTCCTCCGTACGGCCGAATTCCTGTGGCAAGAAGGGCACACCGCCCACGCCACCAAGCAGGAAGCTATCGACGAGACTAAGCTTATCCTTGACATCTACGCTGATTTCGCCGAGAAGACTTTGGGCGTTCCGGTAATCAAAGGTGTTAAAACCGAGCAAGAGCGCTTTGCCGGAGCCGTTGACACTTACTGTATCGAGGCTTTGATGCAGGACGGAAAAGCTTTGCAGGCCGGTACTTCTCACTTCCTCGGCCAGAATTTCGCCAAGGCTTTTGACGTGAAGTTCGCCGATAAGGAAGGTAAGCTCGAAATGGTTTGGGGAACGTCATGGGGCGTAAGTACCCGTTTGATGGGCGCGTTGATCATGGCGCACAGCGATGACCAAGGTTTGGTGCTTCCTCCTCAGTTGGCTCCTATTCAGGTTGTGATCGTTCCGATTTTCCGCAAGGATGAGGAATTCGAAAAGATCAGCGCCGAGGCCGACCGTATCGTAAAAGAGCTTAAGGCTAAAGGAATCAGCGTAAAATACGATAACAGAACTACGCATAAGCCGGGCTTCAAATTCGCTGAGTGGGAATTGAAAGGTGTTCCTGTTCGTATCGGTATCGGACCGAAAGATTTGGAAAAAGGAACGGTCGAGGTTGCCCGCCGCGATACTTTGACCAAAGAGTTTGTTCAAGCCGAAGGCGTTGAGACTTACGTTGAGAACTTGTTGGCGGAGATTCAGGAGAATATCTATAACAAGGCTAAAACTTACCGTGACGAGCATATCACGAAAGTTGACACTTGGGACGAGTTCAAGGACGTGCTCAAGAACAAGGGCGGATTTATATCTGCACACTGGGACGGCACAAACGAGACCGAGGACAAGATCAAGGACTTGACCAAAGCCACGATCCGTTGTATTCCGTTGGACGCCGAGGACGAGGATGGCGTTTGCGTATTGACAGGCAAGCCATCGAAGCGTAGAGTATTGTTCGCGAAAGCGTATTAA
- the rlmN gene encoding 23S rRNA (adenine(2503)-C(2))-methyltransferase RlmN, which yields MMPEKKKDIRKLSAKQLKEFFVANGEKAFRSKQVWEWLWKKSATDFDSMTNLSLKTRELLKEHFVFNPVEVHTSQLSSDGTVKSAFRLADGNLVEGVLIPAEDRMTACVSSQVGCSLSCKFCATGYMDRKRNLDPAEIYDQVVQVKRQAEERYDQPLTNIVYMGMGEPLLNYANMMKSIERITAEDGLGMSPRRITVSTAGIAKMITKMADDEVRFRLALSLHAANDKKRDTIMPINETNTLEALAEALRYFYEKTKNRITLEYIVFHNFNDGEEDARELLAFARKFPCRINIIEYNPIAEADFQNAEKDKIDAFAEFLERKGVTVNVRRSRGKDIDAACGQLANREKEAS from the coding sequence ATGATGCCAGAGAAAAAGAAAGACATACGCAAGCTGAGCGCCAAGCAACTGAAGGAATTCTTTGTGGCGAACGGGGAAAAAGCCTTCCGCTCGAAGCAGGTTTGGGAATGGCTTTGGAAGAAGTCGGCCACGGATTTTGACAGTATGACAAACCTGTCGTTGAAGACCAGGGAGCTGTTGAAAGAGCATTTCGTCTTTAATCCGGTGGAAGTACACACCAGCCAGTTGAGTTCGGACGGTACCGTAAAGTCTGCTTTTCGCCTTGCCGACGGCAATCTGGTGGAAGGCGTACTGATTCCGGCCGAGGACAGGATGACGGCCTGCGTATCGTCGCAAGTGGGGTGTTCGCTTAGCTGTAAGTTCTGCGCTACGGGCTATATGGACCGCAAGCGGAACTTGGATCCGGCCGAGATCTACGATCAGGTCGTGCAGGTGAAGCGTCAGGCCGAAGAGCGTTACGACCAGCCTTTGACCAACATCGTGTACATGGGTATGGGCGAGCCTTTGCTCAACTACGCCAATATGATGAAGTCTATCGAGCGGATTACCGCCGAGGACGGTTTGGGTATGTCGCCGCGGCGGATTACGGTAAGTACCGCCGGCATCGCCAAGATGATAACCAAGATGGCTGACGACGAGGTGCGTTTCCGTTTGGCATTGTCACTGCACGCTGCTAACGACAAGAAGCGTGACACCATCATGCCGATCAACGAGACGAATACCTTGGAGGCTTTGGCCGAGGCGTTGAGGTATTTTTACGAAAAGACCAAGAACAGGATTACGCTTGAGTATATCGTTTTCCATAATTTCAATGACGGGGAAGAAGACGCCAGGGAGCTTTTGGCTTTCGCCAGAAAATTCCCTTGCCGAATCAATATTATCGAATACAATCCGATAGCCGAGGCCGATTTCCAAAATGCCGAGAAAGACAAAATCGACGCTTTTGCCGAATTCCTCGAAAGAAAAGGCGTTACGGTAAACGTAAGGCGGAGCCGAGGCAAAGACATTGACGCCGCGTGCGGTCAGTTGGCTAACAGGGAAAAGGAAGCGAGCTGA
- a CDS encoding Bor family protein has protein sequence MKHIKPFLLLTLVMAMPLIMTSCYVSQFKVGSGPKLGVSASEKEHYLVFGLVKLNEVDSKSMAEGRRHYEITHQSTFGDGLLSVLTLGIYTPRTVNVKR, from the coding sequence ATGAAACACATTAAACCCTTCCTGCTTCTTACCCTCGTAATGGCCATGCCTTTGATAATGACCTCCTGCTATGTCTCGCAATTCAAAGTAGGCTCAGGCCCAAAACTCGGCGTCAGTGCCAGCGAAAAAGAGCATTATCTAGTGTTTGGTCTGGTAAAACTCAACGAAGTCGATTCAAAGTCGATGGCGGAAGGTAGAAGGCATTACGAAATCACGCACCAATCAACTTTCGGAGACGGCCTCTTAAGCGTCTTGACGCTCGGAATCTATACTCCCCGCACCGTAAACGTCAAGCGATAA
- the nhaD gene encoding sodium:proton antiporter NhaD: MLVYLIPLILLLGYSAITMERWLSVNKAALALLTGVAVWLLYLSVPELVSWPPHEVPDIRAERESISERAIVTSTGEIAEIIFFLMAALTIVELINGNGGFDFISRLIRTRSRKKLIWVFGLTSFFLSALLDNLTVTIIMVALSQSLVANEEKFRWKVASVILISANAGGVWSPIGDVTTIMLWVDGKLSTGHLFGALFIPSFVAAVVPLIILSPGTRGLIDEPQPESMMLKGALGQSGSVFAIGVLGLLTVPMLRGLTDLPPFLGMQLALALLWIYVDVTFKAYQVDFGPQLQGHQAIRRIDMPTILFFLGILLAVDGMEATGHFGALARWLKAKVGDVFLINGVIGVLSAIVDNVPLVAASVEAFGDSQEEVFDKDGAFWTFLAYSAGTGGSLTIIGSAAGVAAMGLEQISFGWYLKKMAPLALAGFLSGALMFISVN; this comes from the coding sequence ATGTTGGTATACTTGATTCCTTTGATTTTGCTATTGGGGTATTCGGCCATTACGATGGAGCGCTGGCTAAGCGTCAATAAAGCGGCGTTGGCTTTGCTGACGGGCGTTGCCGTGTGGTTACTTTACTTGAGTGTGCCCGAGTTGGTGTCTTGGCCTCCGCATGAGGTGCCTGATATCAGGGCGGAAAGGGAAAGTATTTCCGAACGGGCCATAGTGACTTCTACGGGTGAGATCGCCGAAATTATTTTTTTCCTGATGGCGGCGCTGACTATAGTCGAGTTGATAAATGGAAACGGGGGCTTCGACTTTATTTCAAGATTGATCAGAACCAGAAGCCGGAAAAAGTTGATTTGGGTATTTGGTCTGACCTCCTTTTTCTTGTCCGCTTTGCTAGATAATCTCACGGTGACGATAATAATGGTCGCGTTGTCGCAGAGTTTGGTGGCTAATGAAGAAAAATTTCGCTGGAAAGTCGCTTCCGTTATCCTGATCTCGGCAAATGCCGGCGGTGTTTGGTCGCCCATCGGGGATGTGACCACAATAATGTTGTGGGTAGACGGGAAGCTGAGCACAGGGCACCTTTTCGGAGCATTGTTTATTCCGAGTTTTGTGGCGGCTGTTGTTCCGTTGATTATCCTGAGCCCGGGAACCAGAGGCTTGATTGACGAGCCGCAACCGGAGTCGATGATGCTTAAAGGCGCCTTGGGGCAAAGCGGAAGCGTGTTCGCCATCGGGGTGCTCGGTTTACTTACGGTACCGATGTTGCGCGGGCTTACGGACCTTCCACCCTTTTTGGGAATGCAACTGGCCTTGGCCCTTCTTTGGATTTATGTGGATGTCACCTTTAAGGCTTACCAAGTCGACTTCGGTCCGCAGTTGCAGGGACATCAGGCTATTCGGAGAATAGATATGCCTACGATTCTTTTCTTTTTGGGAATACTGTTGGCGGTGGACGGGATGGAGGCAACCGGGCATTTCGGGGCGTTGGCCCGCTGGCTAAAGGCCAAAGTGGGCGATGTGTTTCTGATCAACGGAGTTATCGGAGTGCTTTCCGCCATTGTGGATAATGTGCCTCTGGTGGCGGCTTCCGTGGAAGCTTTCGGAGATAGTCAGGAGGAAGTTTTTGATAAGGACGGGGCTTTCTGGACGTTCTTGGCCTATTCGGCGGGGACGGGAGGCAGTCTGACAATTATCGGCTCGGCGGCGGGGGTGGCGGCTATGGGTTTGGAGCAAATATCATTTGGCTGGTATTTGAAAAAAATGGCTCCTTTGGCTTTGGCCGGCTTTCTGTCGGGAGCCTTGATGTTTATATCCGTGAACTGA
- a CDS encoding outer membrane protein assembly factor BamD: MRKLSGFSYWILALAMAAGLSSCAGRFRKLQKSTDVKAKYAGANAFYEEGKYYKASVLYEEILPVLRGAEEGEDVLFKLAYSYYNRKDFDLASHYFQRFYNTYSRSPKAEEANYMYAYCKSQNSLRPSLDQTATKEAAEAMQAFLNRYPSSERKAEATKIIDEMQEKLALKAFLTAKQYYKLQRFKAAVVAFDNFRKSFPDSKHNEEGQFLKIKAEYDYAHQSYSRRQEERYQKVVDFYESFIDSYPDSKYGKEAGRLYDTSLERLRELKSQKKS; the protein is encoded by the coding sequence ATGCGAAAACTGTCTGGATTTTCATATTGGATATTGGCGTTGGCAATGGCCGCGGGCCTAAGCTCTTGTGCGGGCCGTTTCCGAAAGCTTCAAAAAAGCACGGACGTAAAGGCTAAATATGCCGGAGCGAACGCCTTCTATGAGGAGGGGAAATATTATAAGGCATCGGTGCTTTATGAGGAGATTCTTCCGGTATTGAGAGGAGCCGAAGAGGGTGAGGACGTGTTGTTCAAGCTTGCGTATAGCTACTATAACCGTAAGGACTTCGACCTTGCTTCGCACTACTTCCAGCGGTTCTACAATACCTATTCGAGAAGCCCTAAGGCCGAGGAGGCAAATTACATGTATGCGTACTGTAAGTCGCAGAACTCCCTGAGGCCGTCCCTTGACCAGACCGCTACAAAAGAGGCGGCGGAAGCCATGCAGGCTTTCTTAAACCGCTATCCAAGTAGCGAACGCAAGGCCGAGGCGACGAAAATTATTGACGAAATGCAGGAAAAGCTGGCATTGAAAGCCTTCTTGACCGCAAAACAATATTACAAGCTACAGCGTTTCAAAGCGGCGGTAGTGGCTTTCGACAATTTCAGGAAAAGCTTCCCGGATTCGAAACATAACGAGGAAGGACAGTTTCTGAAGATCAAAGCGGAGTACGATTACGCTCACCAAAGCTATTCCAGACGGCAAGAGGAGCGTTATCAGAAAGTGGTCGATTTCTACGAAAGCTTTATTGACAGCTACCCCGACAGCAAGTACGGCAAAGAAGCCGGGCGCCTGTATGACACATCGCTTGAGCGCTTGCGCGAGCTCAAGTCACAGAAGAAGAGTTAA
- a CDS encoding cyclic nucleotide-binding domain-containing protein produces the protein MIDILNFGKKKYSKSELELFSFLAKNPIFKDLTYREMALFAPHMYLRDYSENEVVFFRNDPSNAFYLLKTGNVRLSIDVSQGFESLFDVAPGMMFGENALLDNSKRLYHAIVTSEKARIYALPTVTLHDILSSNVEVKAKILHSFGELYDEYAQNLFKAYKRSFGFFDLSQVFGPK, from the coding sequence ATGATTGACATCCTGAACTTCGGCAAAAAAAAATATTCGAAATCGGAACTGGAGCTGTTCTCCTTCCTTGCCAAAAACCCTATTTTCAAGGATCTCACCTATCGGGAAATGGCGCTTTTCGCTCCGCATATGTACTTGCGCGATTATTCCGAAAACGAGGTTGTCTTTTTCCGCAACGACCCCAGCAACGCTTTTTATCTACTGAAAACCGGAAACGTAAGGTTATCCATTGATGTGAGCCAGGGTTTCGAAAGCCTTTTCGACGTGGCGCCCGGCATGATGTTCGGTGAAAATGCCCTGCTCGACAACTCCAAACGTTTATACCACGCCATTGTCACCTCCGAAAAAGCTCGGATTTACGCCCTGCCTACCGTAACCTTGCACGACATTCTCAGTAGCAACGTGGAAGTGAAGGCGAAAATCCTCCACTCGTTCGGGGAGCTGTACGACGAATACGCCCAAAACCTATTCAAAGCCTACAAACGCTCATTCGGCTTCTTTGATCTCTCGCAGGTTTTCGGGCCAAAATAG
- the coaBC gene encoding bifunctional phosphopantothenoylcysteine decarboxylase/phosphopantothenate--cysteine ligase CoaBC, whose amino-acid sequence MLQGKKIVLGVTGSIAAYKAASLIRLLVKEGAEVRVILTTSASEFITPLTLATLSKNPVLSDFHRGRTGEWNSHVELGLWADLMLVAPVTAKTLSQMASGHCDSLLVATYLSARCPVHFAPAMDLDMYQHPSTLRNIEALKSYGNVFIDAGYGELASGLVGAGRMAEPEEIVEHVRNHFSEEQSLAGKKAMITAGPTYEAIDPVRFIGNHSSGKMGYAIAQALLDRGAEVTLVSGPTHCHLTHPNLEVVPVVSAKEMLEACEERFDDLDIAVMAAAVADYRPKEVAEQKIKKNSDEFSIECEKTEDIAKSLGKLKTTQFTVGFALETENEEDNALGKLKRKNFDMIVLNSLNDKGAGFGHDTNKITIIGKEGDKREFALKSKDEVAHDIVNAIVEKLENGPLVV is encoded by the coding sequence ATGCTCCAAGGAAAGAAAATTGTCTTGGGGGTTACCGGTAGCATAGCCGCATACAAGGCGGCGAGCCTGATTAGGCTACTGGTTAAAGAAGGGGCGGAAGTGAGAGTCATATTGACCACTTCCGCTTCTGAGTTTATTACCCCCCTTACGTTGGCCACGCTTTCGAAGAATCCGGTACTTAGCGATTTTCACAGGGGAAGAACCGGCGAGTGGAACAGCCACGTAGAGCTTGGCCTCTGGGCCGACCTTATGTTGGTGGCTCCCGTAACGGCGAAAACCCTGTCACAAATGGCTTCCGGGCACTGCGACAGCCTGTTGGTGGCTACGTATTTGTCAGCCCGTTGTCCGGTGCATTTCGCTCCGGCCATGGACTTGGACATGTACCAACACCCAAGTACCCTGCGGAACATCGAGGCGCTGAAGTCTTACGGCAACGTGTTTATCGATGCGGGATACGGCGAACTGGCCAGTGGCTTAGTGGGCGCTGGTAGGATGGCCGAGCCCGAAGAGATCGTGGAGCATGTGCGCAACCATTTCTCGGAAGAGCAATCGTTGGCCGGAAAGAAGGCGATGATTACCGCCGGACCAACTTACGAGGCTATCGACCCTGTACGCTTTATCGGAAACCACTCTAGCGGTAAGATGGGTTATGCCATTGCGCAAGCGCTTCTTGACCGTGGAGCTGAGGTGACCTTGGTTAGCGGTCCTACGCATTGTCACTTGACGCATCCGAATCTTGAGGTTGTTCCGGTCGTGTCGGCCAAGGAGATGCTGGAGGCTTGCGAAGAGCGTTTCGACGATTTGGATATCGCCGTTATGGCTGCCGCCGTGGCGGATTATCGTCCTAAAGAGGTTGCGGAGCAGAAAATCAAAAAGAACTCGGACGAGTTCTCGATCGAATGCGAAAAGACCGAGGATATCGCCAAATCGTTGGGCAAGCTGAAGACGACCCAATTTACCGTCGGGTTTGCTTTGGAAACCGAGAACGAAGAGGACAACGCCCTTGGCAAACTCAAGAGAAAGAACTTCGATATGATCGTGCTGAACTCTTTGAATGATAAAGGAGCGGGCTTCGGTCATGATACGAATAAGATTACGATTATCGGAAAAGAAGGCGACAAGCGGGAATTTGCGCTGAAGTCCAAAGACGAAGTGGCGCACGATATCGTGAATGCCATAGTCGAGAAGCTTGAGAACGGGCCGTTGGTGGTCTGA
- a CDS encoding OstA-like protein — protein MGQRIRLFAVALVSLIFFGGGVLAQKKEKVDAKANSTKRLKLPGSTKSDVKLVGDVVFTFLKRDATIESDSAYYFKRRGVMECYGDIVIHEGDSVTITGDFLIYDQRQRLAKVRDNVIMDNKKSRLYTDNLDYNILNESASYFKGGRIVDDVNDLTSQRGYYNTVTRMLSVGGDVVFVNPDYTLETDSMIYDMNTKIATTIGYTKVTRSIDNMISESPEGGTYNAGADILEFVNGTIKTESYELEGVKLYYDKANSVYRAKGDVRLFSIKENIIITGDEAVLDKRVGISKVYGGRPVMRKIFPQDTFYLRADTLESIDQGEGGRKELLAYHNTVIYKSDVQGLADSLSYHISDSLIYLFDEPVLWNGGNQITADSINILIGKAGAKRMDARKNSFVVMQDSLGNFNQLKGRDMTAYLNGEGIEHIDVNGNSESLFYALEEKKDELIGLNKLICSDMKITFKDGSPDIIRFYQKPEGKLIPPHEIEEPDTRLKGFSWLDAERPFLKDHLPVKPTIKPGDLEKAKKKNAPVKLE, from the coding sequence ATGGGACAAAGAATAAGACTGTTTGCTGTGGCCTTGGTCTCGCTGATTTTCTTCGGAGGAGGGGTTTTGGCGCAAAAAAAAGAGAAAGTAGACGCTAAGGCCAATAGCACCAAGAGACTCAAGTTGCCGGGCAGTACGAAAAGTGACGTAAAGCTGGTCGGCGATGTGGTGTTTACTTTTCTGAAGCGTGACGCGACCATCGAAAGTGATTCGGCCTACTATTTCAAAAGAAGGGGCGTGATGGAGTGCTACGGTGATATCGTGATCCATGAGGGCGACTCCGTAACCATTACCGGTGATTTCCTGATTTATGATCAGAGACAACGTTTGGCTAAAGTCCGTGATAACGTAATTATGGACAACAAAAAGTCGCGACTTTACACCGATAACCTTGACTATAATATCCTGAATGAATCCGCTTCATACTTCAAGGGTGGCCGAATTGTGGACGATGTTAACGACTTGACCAGCCAGCGGGGTTATTACAATACAGTAACCAGAATGCTGAGTGTGGGCGGTGACGTGGTTTTTGTGAATCCGGATTACACTTTGGAAACGGATTCCATGATTTATGATATGAACACCAAAATAGCCACTACAATTGGCTATACGAAGGTGACGCGTTCGATAGACAACATGATAAGCGAGTCTCCCGAAGGGGGAACGTACAATGCCGGGGCCGATATTCTGGAATTTGTCAACGGAACGATCAAGACCGAAAGTTACGAGCTGGAAGGAGTGAAACTCTACTACGATAAAGCGAACTCCGTTTACCGTGCCAAGGGCGATGTTCGCCTGTTTTCCATTAAAGAGAATATCATAATTACCGGCGACGAGGCGGTTCTTGACAAGCGGGTTGGCATTTCCAAAGTATACGGAGGCAGGCCTGTTATGCGCAAGATTTTCCCCCAAGACACGTTCTATTTGAGGGCGGATACGCTGGAATCCATCGATCAGGGTGAAGGCGGGCGTAAAGAATTGCTGGCTTATCACAACACGGTCATATACAAAAGCGATGTTCAGGGCTTGGCGGATTCATTGAGTTACCATATCAGCGACTCGCTGATTTATCTCTTTGATGAACCTGTGCTGTGGAATGGCGGAAATCAAATCACGGCGGATTCGATCAACATCCTTATCGGTAAGGCCGGGGCCAAAAGAATGGATGCCAGAAAAAACTCATTTGTCGTAATGCAGGACTCTTTGGGGAATTTCAACCAACTCAAAGGCCGAGATATGACAGCGTACCTGAACGGGGAAGGTATAGAGCACATCGACGTGAACGGAAACAGCGAGAGCCTTTTCTATGCGTTGGAGGAGAAGAAAGACGAACTGATCGGGCTGAATAAGCTGATCTGTAGTGATATGAAGATAACTTTCAAAGACGGATCGCCGGACATTATTCGGTTTTACCAAAAGCCGGAAGGCAAACTGATTCCTCCGCATGAGATAGAGGAACCGGACACCCGCCTGAAGGGCTTCAGTTGGCTGGATGCCGAAAGACCGTTTCTGAAAGACCATTTGCCTGTAAAACCGACGATAAAGCCCGGAGATTTGGAAAAAGCGAAAAAAAAGAACGCTCCGGTGAAGCTTGAGTAA
- a CDS encoding DNA-directed RNA polymerase subunit omega, whose translation MTKPNNKASVQTRNLNDLANPTGNLYESLVIIGKRARSLSTNMKEELSNKLAEFASTIDNLEEVHENREQIEISKFYERQAKPTTVATDEFLSSDLEWRKRYQED comes from the coding sequence ATGACGAAGCCTAACAACAAAGCGAGCGTACAGACACGTAACTTGAATGATTTGGCCAACCCTACAGGCAATCTTTACGAGTCTTTGGTCATCATCGGGAAAAGAGCCCGGAGCCTCTCGACTAACATGAAAGAGGAGCTGAGCAACAAATTGGCCGAGTTTGCTTCGACGATCGACAACCTCGAAGAGGTGCACGAAAACCGCGAGCAGATCGAGATCTCGAAATTCTACGAAAGACAAGCCAAGCCTACTACAGTGGCTACGGACGAGTTCTTGTCGTCGGATTTGGAGTGGAGAAAGCGTTATCAGGAAGACTAA